A stretch of the Nakaseomyces glabratus chromosome L, complete sequence genome encodes the following:
- the MSA1 gene encoding Msa1p (CAGL0L10428g~Ortholog(s) have role in regulation of cell size, regulation of transcription involved in G1/S transition of mitotic cell cycle and cytoplasm, nucleus localization) encodes METIKRRRGRPQLTKDYADPSQSPLAQSSKQVQKQGKRAFAKPLMKVISTPSPKKRRMSTDLNSPPVSITKKGRHRGIIISSPMKKTAAKSYKENRYEDGFSSGSSTPTSTPTSHSSFFSVSRNTLQSSPPMMFSSSPTVSSHNMKQPQPRMYYSHSTQDETKSRMGLKLALTVNEKGEAVICEGGETLRPAVGDMSTDKDMASTSMDSSQTDRSDKASATELETTASNTAVPDTSPMFNKREVLSMLKKMNFNSNNDKPNTDTLPRLIIDDEITGPSANVICEDLDGQDTASSAHQHQKSSSNGQVPKSPCTPGTTFQFKTGFTPKFGIDSMLADEFSSPKFAKRLASHENHLSINISSPEHNLTLTPRTRKSLRSVDGVPFTQFMVSNSQTSQDKSLGRTPITSADPNEQQFVFKFSSGDPLLLTEDGDGNWPDILYHQFSTSPRKTKAFNTPPSWINFGSPGPLSPLRRNSNTLLTTNLMKTLASPNVSNERGASSSLNPSIEVHSPIVHENLSSVRTRKDNADFSASKMNIPSSPRNLTISNEPATPKNLTETISNTIECTPLIQHTMEGSLSTKYLAANFAFGQIDHVVAIDTAKQTSVIPKQDDARLALQKLINDH; translated from the coding sequence TATCTCCACTCCTTCTCCAAAGAAGAGGAGAATGAGTACTGATCTGAACTCCCCGCCCGTGTCTATCACCAAGAAAGGCAGACACCGCGGTATAATCATATCCTCTCCCATGAAGAAGACTGCTGCGAAGAGCTACAAGGAGAATAGGTACGAGGACGGGTTCTCTTCCGGAAGCAGCACGCCTACATCGACGCCTACTTCTCACTCGAGTTTCTTCTCGGTATCGAGAAACACTCTGCAGAGTTCTCCGCCGATGATGTTCTCCAGTTCCCCGACTGTGTCCAGCCACAATATGAAACAACCTCAACCTAGGATGTACTACAGTCACTCCACTCAGGATGAGACAAAGTCACGGATGGGTCTCAAGTTGGCTTTGACAGTCAACGAAAAGGGTGAAGCTGTCATCTGCGAAGGAGGTGAAACTTTGAGACCCGCTGTTGGGGATATGTCCACCGATAAAGACATGGCCTCAACTTCAATGGACTCGAGCCAAACTGATCGCTCAGATAAGGCATCTGCCACGGAACTTGAAACCACCGCCAGCAATACTGCTGTGCCTGATACTTCCCCAATGTTCAACAAACGGGAAGTATTGTcgatgttgaagaagatgaacttcaacagcaacaacgATAAACCAAACACGGATACTTTACCTAGATTAATAATAGACGATGAGATCACTGGCCCAAGCGCAAATGTAATCTGCGAAGACCTAGACGGTCAAGACACAGCCAGCTCTGCTCATCAACACCAGAAGAGCTCATCTAACGGGCAGGTCCCCAAATCTCCTTGTACTCCAGGTACCACTTTCCAATTCAAAACAGGTTTCACACCTAAATTTGGCATTGACTCGATGCTTGCCGATGAATTCTCTTCACCTAAATTCGCAAAGAGACTGGCGAGCCACGAGAACCATCTCTCCATCAACATTAGTAGCCCAGAACATAACTTGACTCTAACCCCAAGAACCCGGAAATCTCTCCGCTCTGTGGATGGCGTGCCGTTTACGCAATTCATGGTCTCAAACTCTCAGACAAGCCAGGATAAGAGCCTCGGTAGAACTCCAATAACCAGCGCAGACCCCAACGAACAGCAATTCGTCTTCAAGTTCTCCAGTGGTGACCCATTACTACTTACAGAAGACGGCGATGGAAACTGGCCTGACATTCTATACCACCAATTCTCCACTTCACCTAGAAAGACGAAAGCGTTCAATACCCCACCATCGTGGATCAATTTTGGATCACCTGGTCCGCTGTCCCCACTGAGACGCAACTCAAATACCCTATTGACCACTAACTTGATGAAGACTCTGGCTAGTCCAAATGTGTCAAACGAAAGAGGTGCAAGTTCTTCTCTGAACCCCAGTATCGAAGTACATAGTCCAATAGTTCACGAGAATTTGTCCAGTGTAAGAACCAGAAAGGACAATGCGGATTTCTCTGCTAGCAAGATGAACATCCCGTCAAGTCCCAGAAACCTAACCATATCAAATGAACCAGCAACACCAAAAAATCTGACCGAGACCATATCAAATACTATAGAATGCACGCCTTTAATCCAACACACAATGGAAGGATCCTTGAGTACAAAATACCTAGCGGCTAATTTTGCCTTTGGCCAGATAGACCACGTAGTCGCCATCGATACAGCCAAACAGACTTCAGTCATACCTAAGCAAGATGACGCCAGACTCGCATTGCAAAAGTTAATTAATGATCACTAA
- the RPF2 gene encoding rRNA-binding ribosome biosynthesis protein RPF2 (CAGL0L10516g~Ortholog(s) have role in ribosomal large subunit biogenesis and cytosol, nucleolus localization), which produces MIRTVKPKNARAKRALEKRESKLVENTKQALFVPGQTSNKLLHDVMVDLSALKKPDIKRFNKKNDIHPFEDPEPLEFFSEKNDASLLVLSTSSKKRKNNLTFVRTFGYKIYDMIELLIAENYKLLNDFRKRTFTVGLKPMFSFQGSAFETHPVYKQIKSLFLDFFRGQTTDLQDVAGLQHVISISIQGDFQEGEPLPNVLFRVYKLRTYKSEQGGKTLPRVELDEVGPRLDFKIGRVRTPSPEMEKEAHKRAKQLDVKTKKNVEIDTMGDKLGRIHMGKQDLNKLQTRKMKGLKSKFDQVDDDEEDYLNDSEEDLQGSMSEHEDTFGEDFVTADEIDENQPASKKQRRA; this is translated from the coding sequence ATGATTAGAACAGTTAAACCTAAGAACGCCAGAGCCAAGAGGGCTTTGGAGAAGAGAGAGTCGAAGTTAGTTGAGAATACAAAGCAGGCCCTGTTTGTCCCTGGTCAGACCTCTAACAAGCTGTTGCACGATGTCATGGTTGATCTTAGTGCATTGAAGAAGCCAGATATTAAAAGgttcaacaagaagaatgaTATACATCCTTTTGAAGATCCTGAGCCATTGGAATTTTTCAGTGAAAAGAACGATGCCTCTTTACTTGTGCTATCAACAAGTTCTAAGAAGCGTAAGAATAACTTAACATTTGTCCGTACTTTTGGTTATAAGATATACGACATGATTGAGCTGTTGATCGCTGAAAATTACAAACTTTTGAACGATTTCAGAAAGAGAACCTTTACCGTTGGTCTAAAGCCAATGTTCAGTTTCCAAGGTTCTGCGTTTGAGACTCATCCTGTCTACAAACAAATTAAGTCTTTGTTCCTAGACTTCTTCAGAGGCCAGACTACTGATCTCCAGGATGTTGCTGGTTTGCAACATGTCATCTCTATAAGTATCCAAGGTGATTTTCAAGAAGGTGAGCCATTGCCCAACGTGCTATTCAGAGTTTACAAATTGAGAACGTACAAGAGTGAACAAGGTGGTAAGACTCTACCCCGTGTCGAGTTGGATGAGGTTGGACCACGTCTAGATTTTAAGATTGGTAGGGTACGCACTCCATCTCCAGAGATGGAGAAAGAAGCTCACAAGCGTGCTAAGCAACTCGATGTTAAGACTAAGAAGAATGTTGAAATTGACACAATGGGTGACAAGCTGGGTAGAATCCACATGGGTAAGCAAGACTTGAACAAATTGCAAACCAGAAAAATGAAGGGTCTAAAGTCCAAGTTTGACCAAGtagatgacgatgaagaagattacTTGAATGACAGTGAAGAGGACTTGCAAGGTAGCATGTCCGAACATGAAGATACTTTCGGCGAGGACTTTGTCACTGCTGATGAGATTGACGAGAATCAACCAGCTAgtaaaaaacaaagaagagcATAA
- the GYP1 gene encoding GTPase-activating protein GYP1 (CAGL0L10494g~Ortholog(s) have GTPase activator activity, role in hyphal growth, pathogenesis, vesicle-mediated transport and Golgi apparatus, cytosol, mitochondrion, nucleus localization) has protein sequence MVVRTGSKHMYEKERSSSNHESSSSLVTSLMKSWKISSSPSSSKRTSSLPSSPSTPVLSSSPTTNTAASAKAYGSRTSSDSLSNMGFYKVADGNIEAYSKKQISSRRTSSSYSPLRYVNPLSMSSSSVLESPRANSGLGLHKYNSHGNGGSTSRRASGHDVKKPAKYFRDLDEDWSAVIDDYNSPIPTMVNGGYGAKISRKASESNTLSRVSTSSSVATNTTTKVGSNSLSYPQLPQLKRSETDHLRTQKELEDTKEVQHLNAIIKRIAKFDSILKDKSIINLQELRQVSWNGIPKCHRPVVWKLLIGYLPANIKRQENLLNNKRKEYKDSLAHTFSDKHARDEPTWHQIEIDIPRTNPHIPLYQFKTVQQSLQRILYLWAIRHPASGYVQGINDLATPFYQTFLTEYLSPSKIEDVESTDPLDYMTPEQIEDVEADTFWCLTKLLEQITDNYIQGQPGILNQVKNLSQLVKRIDGDLYSHFQDEHVEFIQFSFRWMNCLLMREFQMSAVIRMWDTYLAETSSESSATYSHKAEYGPPRTPTEPRVSTFTTPVKEFNSPSASMKSAESTKLSQSSLNEFHVFVCAAFLVKWSDQLLAMDFQEIITFLQNPPTKDWDENEIEMLLSEAYIWQSLYKDATSHWL, from the coding sequence ATGGTGGTAAGAACTGGATCTAAGCATATGTATGAGAAGGAACGGTCTAGCTCCAACCATGAGAGctcatcttctttggtTACGAGTCTGATGAAGTCTTGgaaaatttcttcttcaccatcGTCATCTAAACGAACTTCAAGTttaccatcgtcaccaTCGACACCGGTATTAAGTAGTTCCCCAACTACAAACACAGCAGCTAGTGCTAAGGCCTATGGTTCTAGGACTTCCAGTGATTCACTATCAAATATGGGGTTTTATAAAGTGGCTGACGGTAATATTGAGGCttattcaaagaaacaaatatcTTCGAGACgtacttcttcatcatattCTCCTCTAAGATATGTCAATCCGCTATCAATgagttcttcatcagtttTAGAGAGTCCTAGGGCAAATAGTGGGCTTGGTCTTCATAAGTATAATTCACACGGTAACGGAGGCTCCACCTCAAGAAGAGCCTCTGGTCATGATGTTAAGAAGCCAGCTAAGTATTTTAGAGATCTGGATGAAGATTGGAGTGCTGTAATTGATGACTATAATTCACCAATACCTACCATGGTTAATGGTGGGTACGGAGCGAaaatatcaagaaaagCATCTGAAAGTAATACTCTCTCAAGGGTTTccacttcttcttcagttgCGACAAATACAACTACAAAGGTTGGATCAAATTCTTTGTCATACCCACAACTACCACAATTGAAAAGATCAGAGACAGATCATTTGCGAACTCAAAAGGAGCTTGAGGATACAAAGGAAGTGCAACACCTAAATGCCATTATTAAAAGAATTGCAAAATTTGATTCTATACTAAAAGATAAAAGTATTATAAATCTTCAAGAATTAAGGCAAGTTAGCTGGAACGGTATACCAAAGTGCCATAGGCCTGTTGTATGGAAATTATTAATTGGATATTTGCCGGCGAATATCAAGAGACAGGAAAATTTACTTAATAATAAGCGAAAAGAATACAAGGATAGTTTGGCACATACATTTTCTGATAAACATGCTAGGGACGAACCAACATGGCATCAGATTGAAATAGATATACCGAGAACAAACCCTCATATTCCATTGTATCAATTTAAAACTGTACAGCAAAGTTTACAGCGAATTCTATATCTTTGGGCTATTAGGCATCCTGCAAGTGGATATGTCCAAGGTATCAATGACTTGGCGACACCTTTTTACCAGACATTCCTTACAGAGTATTTGAGCCCTTCAAAGATAGAAGATGTGGAATCTACGGATCCACTCGATTATATGACACCAGAACAGATAGAAGATGTGGAAGCAGATACATTTTGGTGCTTAACTAAGCTACTAGAACAAATAACAGATAACTATATTCAAGGTCAACCGGGTATTTTGAATCAGGTGAAGAACCTGAGCCAATTAGTGAAGAGGATTGATGGTGATCTGTATAGTCACTTTCAAGATGAACACGTTGAATTTATTCAATTCTCATTTAGATGGATGAATTGTTTACTAATGAGAGAATTTCAAATGAGTGCTGTAATTCGTATGTGGGATACTTATCTAGCAGAAACTTCATCCGAATCATCAGCAACCTATTCACATAAGGCTGAATATGGTCCTCCAAGAACGCCTACGGAGCCCAGAGTTTCAACATTCACAACGCCTGTAAAGGAGTTTAATTCACCGTCAGCATCGATGAAAAGCGCTGAATCAACTAAGCTTTCGCAGTCATCTCTGAATGAATTTCATGTTTTCGTTTGTGCAGCATTCTTAGTAAAGTGGAGTGACCAGTTACTTGCAATGgattttcaagaaataatcACATTCTTACAGAATCCACCTACCAAGGATTgggatgaaaatgaaatagaGATGCTTTTGAGTGAGGCATATATTTGGCAATCATTGTACAAAGATGCTACCTCTCATTGGCTCTAG
- the PAN5 gene encoding 2-dehydropantoate 2-reductase PAN5 (CAGL0L10538g~Ortholog(s) have cytosol, nucleus localization) yields the protein MTAAVRPVVHIVGLGAVGTVLAVDLLRFTNVSLVPLFRSQAKLDYFRNDCKSTFGIRKLYEENTPVYKYKIENSECPTTFPGGKISNLIVTTKTYQTKEAISPYLPYIDSNTNIILIQNGLGVLEVLRDDIFKNSSQRPHLFQGVISHGIFQDEGFIYNHAGWVGMKIARLPWTDNEMIQTSQSVQNDEQNELIGLLTQKILAKEFGIEHMSYQELLLGQLHKFLVNACMNPVTAIVDCVNGEMIDDCPPVFKSIVDECLDVLRVAYKPLFDYEETYKGKTEYPSLSVNDTLEPKQLVKDIIRVGCDLNAKNSTSMRQDTLYLRETEINYINGYIVQLAQTHNLGPNACKVNKTITELVNLRSGLNKTRAEKGDWRK from the coding sequence ATGACCGCTGCTGTAAGACCCGTTGTTCATATTGTCGGACTTGGTGCTGTTGGTACCGTTTTAGCTGTTGATCTTCTGAGATTCACGAACGTTTCTTTGGTACCTCTTTTCAGATCTCAAGCCAAGCTTGATTATTTTAGAAATGATTGCAAGAGCACTTTTGGAATCCGTAAGTTATATGAGGAAAACACCCCGGTGTACAAGTATAAGATCGAGAATAGTGAATGTCCTACTACGTTCCCAGGTGGTAAGATATCTAACTTGATAGTCACTACCAAGACATACCAAACAAAGGAGGCCATCTCGCCATATTTGCCATATATTGACTCCAACACCAATATTATCTTAATTCAAAATGGTCTCGGTGTGTTGGAAGTGTTGAGAGATGatattttcaagaacagTAGCCAGAGACCACATCTATTCCAAGGTGTTATCTCGCATGGTATATTTCAGGATGAGGGTTTCATTTACAACCATGCTGGCTGGGTTGGTATGAAGATTGCAAGATTGCCATGGACCGATAATGAGATGATCCAAACCTCGCAGTCTGTTCAAAATGATGAACAGAACGAACTGATTGGTCTTTTAACTCAGAAAATACTAGCTAAGGAGTTTGGGATTGAACACATGTCCTACCAAGAACTTCTTCTAGGGCAATTGCACAAGTTCTTAGTTAACGCATGTATGAACCCTGTCACAGCCATTGTCGACTGTGTTAATGGAGAAATGATAGATGATTGCCCACCAGTATTTAAGTCTATTGTTGATGAATGTCTGGATGTACTAAGAGTCGCATATAAACCATTATTTGACTATGAAGAGACTTACAAAGGTAAAACTGAGTATCCAAGTCTGTCTGTAAATGATACATTGGAACCAAAACAATTAGTAAAGGATATAATAAGGGTTGGTTGTGATTTAAACGCAAAGAACAGTACTTCTATGAGACAAGACACTCTCTATTTGAGAGAAACAGAGATCAATTATATTAACGGTTACATTGTGCAATTGGCACAGACACACAACTTGGGACCTAATGCTTGTAAAGTGAACAAGACTATCACTGAACTGGTGAATCTGAGATCAGGTCTAAATAAGACAAGAGCAGAAAAAGGTGACTGGAGAAAATAG
- the VPS5 gene encoding sorting nexin 1 (CAGL0L10472g~Ortholog(s) have phosphatidylinositol-3-phosphate binding, protein transporter activity) → MDYEDDLSAPVWDDLNPLAEADTVEETALSEEEIEEQSEDSDGEEEVQVDSTSGGWGDNNETKKELLNDLAPMEDPLSGLLNESPSKRGTTPGALFESQTAPLISINEDDLSASSYTAAKGHSTPRKLFDSSRIRRNIKVPLNSDGNSAKSESSHSVIDPLGQAEKDREFVDEPLDDRVTNSQHANRSIFEQVESPLYHISPKKKAMDTNTDITPTESVHNKTEEASQQDIEDEPVISHFQIEVTDPIKVGELTSSHIKYTVNAESELLSPNQNQVSRRYRDFRWLYRQLQNNHWGKVIPPPPEKQTVGTFQPEFVETRRLQLQTMLRRIANDSDLQRDEHFHMFLTSDNFAEDSKRVSYETGSNANNDNNDISEVHISEIQLLGPEEGAFVIKNGGLDSEYKKGFMNISFSSIPKYNEPDKFFVDELDRITDLENQLKKMLKAVESIEEQRRELSSYTYDLASLIESLGALDVTKGSTKLCYELAETQKRVKESLERDALQEAITMGATLDEYVRSLASLRSIFYQRAKLGYYLVIVENDFQKKKQDVEKMCHNNKQPANKERFLAARDSVKNIERRAITVKKAWHDIGEKIKKEVSSFDRSKMEEFRNCMEITLESAIESQKESIELWETMYHENL, encoded by the coding sequence ATGGATTACGAGGACGATTTGAGTGCCCCAGTTTGGGATGATCTGAATCCTCTGGCAGAGGCTGACACAGTTGAAGAAACAGCTCTGTCTGAGGAAGAAATTGAGGAACAAAGTGAAGACTCGGATGGTGAAGAGGAAGTTCAGGTGGACTCTACGAGCGGTGGCTGGGGTGATAACAATGAAACGAAGAAGGAGTTGCTCAACGATTTGGCCCCAATGGAGGATCCGTTGTCTGGTTTACTCAATGAGTCGCCCAGCAAGCGTGGAACAACACCAGGGGCGCTTTTTGAGAGCCAAACTGCGCCTttgatatcaataaatGAGGATGATCTCAGCGCGTCGAGCTATACAGCGGCAAAGGGTCACAGTACCCCTAGGAAACTGTTTGACTCTTCGAGAATCAGAAGAAATATTAAAGTACCCTTGAACAGTGACGGGAATAGTGCGAAATCGGAGAGCTCACATTCAGTAATAGACCCATTGGGACAGGCTGAAAAAGATAGAgaatttgttgatgaacCACTCGACGATAGAGTTACAAATTCACAGCATGCTAACAGAAGTATATTTGAACAAGTCGAAAGTCCACTATATCACATATCTCCCAAGAAAAAGGCAATGGACACCAATACCGATATAACACCAACGGAAAGCGTGCATAATAAAACTGAGGAGGCAAGCCAACAGGACATCGAGGATGAACCAGTCATAAGTCATTTCCAGATTGAAGTTACAGACCCTATAAAAGTTGGAGAATTGACATCTAGCCATATCAAATACACAGTCAATGCCGAGTCTGAGCTTTTAAGCCCTAACCAGAATCAAGTAAGCAGAAGATATAGGGACTTCAGGTGGCTGTACAGACAACTACAAAATAACCACTGGGGGAAAGTGATACCGCCTCCACCGGAAAAGCAAACCGTGGGCACTTTTCAACCGGAGTTTGTGGAAACAAGGAGACTACAGTTACAAACCATGCTACGACGTATAGCAAATGATTCCGATCTACAGCGGGATGAGCACTTCCATATGTTCTTAACTTCTGATAATTTTGCAGAGGATTCTAAGCGTGTATCCTATGAAACTGGATCAAATGCCAACAACGACAACAACGATATATCTGAGGTACACATCAGTGAAATCCAGTTGCTGGGACCAGAGGAAGGCGCGTTTGTGATAAAGAATGGTGGGCTTGATAGCGAATACAAGAAAGGTTTCATGAATATCTCTTTCTCATCCATTCCCAAATATAATGAACCAGACAAGTTTTTCGTTGACGAACTAGACCGAATCACAGATCTAGAGAATCAACTGAAAAAGATGCTGAAAGCTGTAGAATCGATAGAGGAGCAACGCAGAGAACTTTCCAGCTATACATATGATCTAGCAAGCTTAATCGAAAGCTTGGGTGCTTTAGATGTAACTAAAGGTAGCACCAAGCTATGCTATGAGTTAGCTGAAACACAGAAAAGAGTAAAGGAATCTCTCGAAAGAGACGCTTTACAAGAAGCAATTACGATGGGCGCTACACTTGATGAGTATGTAAGATCATTAGCAAGTCTTAGATCGATATTCTACCAGAGAGCTAAGCTGGGATACTATCTAGTAATTGTTGAAAATGatttccaaaagaaaaaacaagaTGTGGAGAAAATGTGTCATAACAATAAACAACCTgcaaacaaagaaagatttCTGGCTGCAAGAGATAGCGTAAAGAATATCGAGAGAAGAGCAATAACCGTCAAGAAGGCATGGCATGATATTGGGgagaaaatcaaaaaagaagtttCAAGTTTTGATCGTTCTAAAATGGAAGAATTTAGAAATTGTATGGAAATAACACTTGAATCCGCGATCGAATCTCAAAAGGAATCCATCGAGTTATGGGAAACGATGTATCATGAAAATTTGTAA
- the ALG8 gene encoding dolichyl-P-Glc:Glc1Man(9)GlcNAc(2)-PP-dolichol alpha-1,3-glucosyltransferase (CAGL0L10450g~Ortholog(s) have dolichyl pyrophosphate Glc1Man9GlcNAc2 alpha-1,3-glucosyltransferase activity, role in oligosaccharide-lipid intermediate biosynthetic process, protein N-linked glycosylation and endoplasmic reticulum membrane localization), with protein MAEVKEEQPKRFSLWNFWISSLLLKLLLIPDYYSTDFDVHRNWLAITNKLPLRQWYYEHTSQWTLDYPPFFAYFEWFLSQFVPSYVKSDGCLDIVEVGQFGMPTVVFQRLTVIASEILLFVVLQVYINTSKVSERTQSFVVASSIAISPGFLIIDHIHFQYNGFLFAILIASIVAAKNKKYLWCGFFYSVALCFKHIYLYLAPCYFVFLLRAYVLNLKDFKFKSYRDLIFIVKWRHLVKLGSVVIATFAVAFGPFIFDLPQLLTRLFPFSRGLTHAYWAPNFWAIYSTIDKILTMVFLKMPYTYKLASQFISPPLIPASLNEIKAKMAANNNGSKGLVEDVYFVILPQIVPKLTFLLTLLYQVLAVVPVLFDPSFKRFMGSMTLCGLASFLFGWHVHEKAIMLVIIPFSFLVISDRRLLSSFMLLTSAGYVSLFPLLYESQDFLIKTFYTYVWCVIYFFAFRKTTRLSTSVERRVFFLDRLTLVYMFLLIPMVFLIQIRDILGWKYLVLQRFEFLSLMVYSFYCSVGIISAWFGLSWLYNFDEPLWVSNE; from the coding sequence ATGGCTGAAGTGAAGGAAGAGCAGCCCAAGAGGTTCTCGCTTTGGAACTTCTGGATCAGTTCGTTGCTGCTTAAGTTGCTACTGATACCGGACTACTACAGCACCGATTTTGATGTACATAGGAACTGGCTGGCGATCACTAATAAGCTGCCGCTAAGGCAGTGGTATTACGAGCACACAAGCCAATGGACACTGGATTACCCGCCGTTCTTTGCATACTTTGAATGGTTCCTGTCGCAGTTCGTTCCCAGCTATGTCAAGAGTGATGGGTGCCTCGATATAGTTGAAGTTGGTCAGTTTGGTATGCCTACAGTAGTGTTTCAGAGACTGACAGTCATTGCGAGTGAGATCCTTTTATTTGTTGTGTTGCAAGTGTATATCAACACCAGCAAAGTCAGTGAGAGGACCCAAAGTTTTGTTGTGGCATCGAGTATTGCCATTTCCCCGGGGTTCCTGATTATTGACCACATTCATTTCCAGTATAATGGGTTCTTGTTTGCCATATTGATTGCTTCTATTGTTGCGGCCAAAAACAAGAAGTACTTGTGGTGTGGGTTCTTTTACTCTGTTGCCCTGTGTTTCAAGCATATTTACCTGTACTTGGCGCCATGTTACTTCGTATTCTTGTTGCGAGCTTATGTTTTGAACTTGAAGGACTTCAAATTCAAGTCTTACAGGGACTTGATATTTATTGTGAAGTGGAGGCATCTGGTTAAGCTGGGCAGTGTAGTGATCGCTACCTTTGCTGTTGCATTTGGACCATTCATCTTTGACCTGCCACAATTGCTAACGAGATTGTTCCCCTTTTCTAGGGGACTGACTCATGCCTATTGGGCTCCTAACTTCTGGGCTATTTACTCCACCATTGATAAGATATTGACGATggttttcttgaaaatgCCATACACCTACAAATTAGCATCGCAATTTATCTCGCCTCCACTAATTCCTGCTTCTCTGAATGAGATTAAAGCAAAGATGGCTGCTAACAACAATGGTTCTAAAGGCCTTGTAGAAGATGTTTATTTCGTGATATTACCACAGATTGTACCAAAACTGACGTTCTTGTTAACTCTCTTATACCAAGTGTTAGCGGTGGTGCCAGTTTTATTTGATCCATCTTTCAAGAGGTTTATGGGGTCTATGACATTATGTGGTCTAGCATCATTCCTATTTGGGTGGCATGTTCATGAGAAGGCTATTATGCTAGTCATTATTCCATTCTCCTTCTTAGTGATAAGTGACAGACGGTTGTTGTCTTCCTTTATGTTGCTGACTTCCGCTGGTTATGTTTCGCTGTTCCCATTGTTATATGAGTCCCAGGATTTCCTAATCAAGACTTTCTACACCTATGTGTGGTGTGTAATTTACTTCTTTGCTTTCAGAAAGACCACTAGACTGTCCACCAGTGTGGAGAGAAGGGTGTTTTTCCTTGACCGTCTAACATTGGTATACATGTTCTTATTGATACCGATGGTATTCTTAATACAAATCAGGGATATTCTTGGTTGGAAGTACTTGGTTTTGCAAAGGTTTGAATTTTTGAGCTTGATGGTCTACAGTTTCTATTGCTCTGTTGGTATCATAAGTGCCTGGTTTGGTCTATCATGGTTATATAACTTTGATGAGCCACTGTGGGTAAGCAATGAATAA